One window of Leucoraja erinacea ecotype New England chromosome 14, Leri_hhj_1, whole genome shotgun sequence genomic DNA carries:
- the LOC129703580 gene encoding C-C motif chemokine 20-like, giving the protein MNTLKRLLPAAMLSLIVLNMFGNTLSAAAYRDCCLAYSRKRLPQKLISGYVEQKSNEVCEIDAIIFYTIRGRAVCADPEHHWVKKALNILSKKLRKMSQD; this is encoded by the exons ATGAACACCCTCAAGAGACTTCTCCCAGCAGCTATGCTCTCATTGATTGTACTGAACATGTTTGGTAATACACTATCAG CTGCAGCATACAGAGACTGCTGTCTCGCATATTCGAGGAAGAGACTGCCACAAAAATTGATCTCTGGTTATGTGGAACAAAAATCCAATGAAGTATGTGAGATAGATGCAATTAT ATTCTACACCATCAGAGGAAGAGCAGTGTGTGCAGATCCTGAGCACCATTGGGTGAAGAAAGCACTGAATATTTTGAG CAAAAAGCTGAGAAAAATGTCACAAGATTGA
- the LOC129703584 gene encoding C-C motif chemokine 20-like: protein MNTLKRLLPAAMLSLIVLNMFGNTLSAAAYRDCCLAYSRKRLPQKLISGYMEQKSNEICEIDAIIFYTVRGRAVCADPEHHWVKKTLNFLSKKLRKMSQD, encoded by the exons ATGAACACTCTCAAGAGACTTCTCCCAGCAGCTATGCTCTCATTGATTGTACTGAACATGTTTGGCAATACACTATCAG CTGCAGCATACAGAGACTGCTGTCTCGCATATTCGAGGAAGAGACTGCCACAAAAATTGATCTCTGGTTACATGGAGCAAAAATCCAATGAAATATGTGAGATAGATGCAATTAT aTTCTACACCGTCAGAGGAAGAGCAGTGTGTGCAGATCCTGAACACCATTGGGTGAAGAAAACACTGAATTTTTTGAG CAAAAAGCTGAGAAAAATGTCACAAGATTGA
- the LOC129703583 gene encoding C-C motif chemokine 20-like, giving the protein MNTLKRLLPAAMLSLIVLNMFDNTLSAATYGDCCLAYSKKRLPQKLISGYMEQKSNEICEIDAIIFYTVRGRAVCADPEHHWVKKALNFLSKKLRKMSQD; this is encoded by the exons ATGAACACTCTCAAGAGACTTCTCCCAGCAGCTATGCTCTCTTTGATTGTACTGAACATGTTTGACAATACACTATCAG CTGCAACATACGGCGACTGCTGCCTCGCTTATTCAAAGAAGCGACTGCCACAAAAATTGATCTCTGGTTACATGGAGCAAAAATCCAATGAAATATGTGAGATAGATGCAATTAT ATTCTACACCGTCAGAGGAAGAGCAGTGTGTGCAGATCCTGAGCACCATTGGGTGAAGAAAGCACTGAATTTTTTGAG